The proteins below are encoded in one region of Prosthecobacter sp. SYSU 5D2:
- the pheS gene encoding phenylalanine--tRNA ligase subunit alpha, giving the protein MLAQLDSLKTEALAALDTLSDEAALESFRIDYLGKKGKLTALSAGMRDVSPDLKKEVGARLNEVREAITGGLTSRQEALQSAKDAASVAGIDLSLPGRPGAGVGSLHPLTQIRDLAVRTLRRVGFTLADGPEIETEWHCFDALNTPADHPARNESDTFYLPDGRLLRTHTSSVQIRTMETAKSLPIRIIAPGAAYRRDEIDATHLSVFNQIEALYVDKDVSLADLKGTLEFFFREVFGPKTVVRFRPHFFPFTEPSFEIDVKLEAKGKEARWIEIAGCGMVDPAVFAEVSKKRGDTLFDPDQVTGFAFGMGLDRLAMILHGISDIRHLIENDARFLQQF; this is encoded by the coding sequence ATGCTCGCACAACTCGACTCCCTGAAAACCGAAGCCCTCGCTGCGCTCGACACCCTGTCTGATGAAGCCGCGCTGGAGTCCTTCCGCATTGATTACCTGGGCAAAAAAGGCAAACTCACAGCCCTCAGCGCCGGCATGCGCGATGTGTCCCCGGACCTGAAAAAAGAAGTCGGCGCCAGGCTCAATGAAGTGCGCGAGGCCATCACCGGCGGCCTCACCAGCCGCCAGGAAGCCCTCCAATCCGCCAAGGACGCCGCCTCCGTCGCCGGCATTGATCTCAGCCTGCCCGGTCGCCCCGGCGCAGGCGTCGGCAGCCTGCACCCGCTCACCCAGATCCGCGACCTCGCCGTGCGCACCCTCCGCCGCGTCGGGTTCACCCTCGCGGACGGACCGGAAATAGAGACCGAGTGGCATTGCTTCGATGCCCTCAACACCCCCGCCGACCACCCCGCCCGCAACGAGAGCGACACCTTCTACCTCCCCGATGGCCGCCTGCTGCGCACCCACACCTCCAGCGTGCAGATCCGCACCATGGAGACCGCCAAGTCCCTCCCCATCCGCATCATCGCCCCCGGCGCCGCCTACCGCCGCGACGAGATTGACGCCACCCACCTCAGCGTCTTCAACCAGATCGAAGCCCTCTACGTGGACAAGGACGTCAGCCTCGCCGACCTCAAAGGCACCCTCGAATTCTTCTTCCGCGAAGTCTTCGGCCCCAAAACCGTCGTCCGTTTCCGCCCCCACTTCTTCCCCTTCACCGAGCCCAGCTTCGAGATTGACGTCAAGCTCGAAGCCAAAGGCAAAGAAGCCCGCTGGATCGAGATCGCCGGCTGCGGCATGGTGGACCCCGCCGTCTTCGCCGAAGTCAGTAAAAAACGCGGCGACACCCTCTTCGACCCCGACCAAGTCACCGGCTTCGCCTTCGGCATGGGCCTCGACCGCCTCGCCATGATCCTCCACGGCATCTCCGACATCCGCCACCTCATCGAAAACGACGCCCGCTTCCTGCAGCAGTTTTAA
- a CDS encoding putative Ig domain-containing protein has protein sequence MISDFSDVTCGQVAGRAAIESACVRACAGEWVMRTGGVLGRRVGGTLMGRMLLLLMMMMGTGTVLAGRTDVEPPQFTEDFGVVVKVLPNGNYVVTTPKHFDGLFSLVGAVYLYDGATNGLISALYGEGVGTGGVEVLSNGHFVVLSPEWGAGRGAVTWVNGVTGLNAEVSAENSLVGREDSEDAVGSGGLTGLGNGSYVVLSPWWNEARGAVTWGSGTAGVKGVAGEGNSLVGAVEGDRVGSRGVKLLANGNYVVQSPDWNDWRGAATWGSRTTGVKGEVSEANSLVGNALSFEVGRHVIPLSNGHYVVSSPDWNETRGAVTWGNGTTGVTGAVSAANSLVGTEEGDMIGWGYDLVLGEDMIGLVVPLSNGHYVVGSPGWNQTRGAATWVNGNTGATGPVTAANSLVGTWGASYWGGRDGDRVGQTITALSNGHYVVGSPNWGSNRGAATWGNGGTGRTGTVTEANSLVGERAWEYDKNDVIVETGDRVGESVKALTTGHYVVGSPRWNFNRGAATWGNGQTGTVGTVTAANSLTGEMPGEVDPNEDVLSGGDQVGSQAVALAGGHYVVGSPNWHNGRGAATWRTGTGTTAAVVSAANSLVGSREAFRDDELGIDTPGDEVGLHLRALASGPYLVFSPNWNQRRGAVTWGSGTAGVSGVVGAVNSLVGSRAGDRVGLAEQPFYIVEDDYPVDRLLPMVEELAGGGFVVGSSQWWQGRGAATWGSATGGVTGEISLLNSIMGINEGYLGWDEWESERYLGGDALGTQVNALPGGGYVVVREHTEHTDGATVIFGDKDGAVSGSLDQLEEMSEAVAGPASGGLWKQVPEYNAVHGDLLIGNPGYNRVSRLTYEPKALTLVERNEATAEVGVPFSWPVLTRNVTSFEMSGLPEGLDYDPASGVISGTPAEAGLFEVQIAGRNGNNQPTGYLYLRVTVPLAVAVDAPDRVWTTSPDAPWFGQDDLTSDGVDAARSGPVRSYGSTWMETTVTGPCFLYFKWRVSSREDRDFLDFKVDGRVWHSLSGTDGTVWRSLSGHIPPGSHVLRWEYENDGGGSDGEDAGWVDEIVLTPVAGPVITSASSLVVERGVPFSYTITTHTEADLFTSAELPEGLVLDPATGVISGTTLVGEEEFSIFLGARNEDGWSPPFYLKLNVLEPIGPVVNVQGSGLVWNRGGNSSWSRGLADNEPHAVSGNKGESWIETTVTGPGILTFQWMAENVSYGERFQLTVGGVEMAVLRGTSDGWRAAKVAIPAGVQVLRWTYLPWQDGPGNWALRPHHGTAALDHVAFEATSAPFISNELALTAVPRVPFTHTVTVANGPAVFSASGLPDGLEMDASTGVISGTAVTAGLYAVEVTLGNGVESRSETLQLTVEPDLGEVLDAPELVWQTDGTGWGTAGAKWFGQTVTVDETPSAAQAGALDYPWSSGNATMRTTVTGPGTVTFKWKKSGLGSQLLFTILDASGKFFDGADIPPGQERDWEVSRTFELLPGEHLLRWAYYNGSPGTAAWVDEVTFVPDLRPWIISATEVRAEVGTAISHAITTTSEATSFAATGLPEGLVLDAETGMMTGAVAEPGVYEVTLTAVNEAGEKATTLTLHVFPQIGQALNAPGLVWTRGGNSFWFDQTEVSFADGTAAQTGANGETWMETTLTGPGTLFFKWKTVDAWQLDRLSVTLDGEETGTVPSLRGTTEWETVAMEIPPGTHTVRWSYGLYWVHDHYGVGWLDEVDFTPSLAPHISSALEVQALRGQAFEYTVTTSSVAQTLAATGLPAGLTFNAGTGLISGTPSQSGLFEVALSATNGEGTTAATLKLKVTIPIGVAVNALGLVWTSGGDLPWVGQAALSPDGEAAQSGALGDEEESWVETTVVGPATVSFHWRVSSERDYDKLSFTLDGSTQKSISGLSNGWQEEEYELAEGTHTLRWTYAKDDGAARGDDAAWLDQVRVDYVQPELVVRQDDNPLAYGSAVVNFGPVVLEQSQEVTLTLHNGGELPLTDIVAELDGTEAGTYTIVTPPDAELEAGEQTFVTVRFAPQTAGAHTATLGLASNDPQRNPFFITLSGTGKLPDIGGGDGRPVISPLVLSDTLVGTQVSLALSASNSPTKWTVKGLPKGLKWNAKTLMIEGVPTTPKYNKDGSIAPYAVTLSAANAKGTGPALALNWSILPLPDEVVGTFQALVQRDADVGDGLGGWLTASITTKGTVSGKIMLGAEKLSFKGTVTVGANNAVSFTSTAARKKPLAAYSVEFGFNEDHTIAGALKDGEEGADMNGWRNTWHAKDNPVPEPHLGRVNLLADLSGAPWTDTENMTRVPQGISYSALTLKNNGQAAWAGVLADGSKLTGSTLLGPDFDVALWANLYKGQGSVIMEGRLSETAALTGTGSWIKNPQEKPLVYAAGFGADEAGPVTLTVAGGAWSPAKGATVLGLQYNSASPAPNLWLTFENGGLELSAMMLTALPVTVNDKNKAAVPNFKVSPALNPGKAVVKITAATGLASGTFTLTDANPEKAGKTLARKVKFSGMLVPGLGDDLAAGGHFLLKQLAVPGATPPTTLKTAPTLSGRMLLLTVDPAVVDEN, from the coding sequence ATGATTTCTGACTTTTCTGATGTGACCTGCGGCCAGGTGGCTGGCCGAGCAGCCATTGAATCTGCCTGTGTGCGTGCCTGTGCCGGTGAGTGGGTGATGCGGACGGGCGGGGTGCTGGGGCGGCGGGTGGGCGGGACGTTGATGGGGCGGATGCTGCTGCTGCTGATGATGATGATGGGGACGGGGACGGTGCTGGCGGGGCGGACGGATGTGGAGCCGCCGCAGTTCACGGAGGATTTTGGCGTGGTAGTGAAGGTGCTGCCAAATGGGAATTATGTGGTGACGACGCCGAAGCATTTTGACGGGCTTTTCAGTCTGGTGGGGGCGGTTTACCTGTACGATGGGGCGACGAATGGGCTGATCAGTGCGCTGTATGGGGAGGGGGTGGGCACGGGCGGGGTGGAAGTTCTGTCCAACGGTCACTTTGTGGTGCTGAGCCCGGAGTGGGGGGCGGGGCGCGGGGCGGTGACGTGGGTAAATGGGGTTACGGGACTGAATGCGGAAGTGAGCGCGGAAAATTCCCTGGTGGGCCGGGAGGACAGTGAGGATGCGGTGGGCAGCGGCGGGCTGACGGGGCTGGGCAATGGCAGCTATGTGGTGCTGAGCCCCTGGTGGAATGAGGCGCGCGGGGCGGTGACGTGGGGCAGCGGCACGGCGGGGGTGAAGGGCGTGGCGGGGGAGGGGAATTCCCTGGTGGGCGCGGTGGAGGGGGACCGCGTGGGCAGCCGGGGGGTGAAGCTGCTGGCAAACGGGAACTATGTGGTGCAGAGCCCGGACTGGAATGACTGGCGCGGGGCGGCGACCTGGGGCAGCCGGACCACCGGGGTGAAGGGCGAGGTCAGCGAGGCGAATTCACTGGTGGGCAACGCCCTCAGCTTTGAGGTGGGCCGGCATGTGATCCCGCTGAGCAACGGCCACTACGTGGTGAGCTCGCCGGACTGGAACGAAACACGCGGGGCGGTGACGTGGGGGAACGGCACGACGGGGGTGACCGGGGCGGTGAGCGCGGCCAATTCCCTGGTGGGTACGGAGGAGGGGGACATGATCGGCTGGGGCTATGATCTTGTACTGGGGGAGGACATGATTGGCCTGGTGGTGCCGCTGAGCAACGGCCACTATGTGGTGGGCAGTCCGGGCTGGAACCAGACCCGGGGGGCGGCGACATGGGTGAACGGGAACACGGGGGCGACGGGACCGGTGACGGCGGCCAATTCTCTCGTCGGGACATGGGGGGCAAGTTATTGGGGGGGGAGGGATGGAGACCGGGTTGGGCAGACCATCACGGCGCTGAGCAACGGCCACTATGTGGTGGGCAGCCCGAACTGGGGCTCCAACCGCGGTGCGGCTACCTGGGGGAATGGCGGCACTGGGCGCACCGGGACTGTGACGGAGGCCAACTCGCTGGTGGGGGAACGGGCGTGGGAGTATGACAAGAATGATGTGATTGTTGAAACGGGCGACCGTGTGGGCGAGTCGGTCAAGGCGCTGACCACCGGCCACTATGTGGTGGGCAGTCCGCGCTGGAACTTTAACCGCGGGGCGGCGACCTGGGGCAACGGCCAGACGGGCACAGTGGGGACGGTGACGGCGGCGAATTCGCTGACGGGGGAGATGCCGGGGGAGGTTGACCCGAATGAGGATGTCCTGTCTGGGGGCGACCAGGTGGGCAGCCAGGCGGTGGCGCTGGCCGGCGGGCACTATGTGGTGGGCAGTCCGAACTGGCACAACGGACGCGGGGCGGCGACGTGGCGCACGGGCACGGGAACGACGGCAGCTGTGGTCTCGGCGGCAAATTCCCTGGTGGGCAGCCGTGAGGCTTTCCGTGATGATGAGCTCGGGATTGATACGCCAGGGGATGAGGTGGGCCTGCATCTGCGGGCGCTGGCCAGCGGCCCTTATCTGGTGTTCAGCCCGAACTGGAACCAGCGGCGTGGGGCGGTGACCTGGGGCAGCGGGACGGCGGGTGTGAGCGGTGTGGTGGGGGCGGTGAATTCCCTGGTGGGCAGCCGCGCTGGGGACCGGGTGGGCCTGGCCGAGCAGCCCTTTTATATCGTTGAGGACGACTACCCTGTGGACCGGCTGCTGCCCATGGTGGAGGAGCTGGCCGGGGGTGGTTTTGTGGTGGGCAGCTCGCAGTGGTGGCAGGGGCGCGGCGCGGCGACGTGGGGCAGCGCGACGGGCGGCGTCACGGGGGAGATTTCGCTTTTGAATTCCATCATGGGCATCAATGAGGGATATCTGGGATGGGATGAATGGGAGTCTGAAAGGTATCTCGGGGGAGATGCCCTGGGCACGCAGGTGAACGCGCTGCCGGGGGGCGGTTATGTGGTGGTCAGAGAACACACCGAGCATACGGACGGTGCTACGGTGATCTTTGGGGACAAGGACGGGGCGGTGAGCGGCAGTCTGGACCAGCTGGAGGAAATGTCGGAGGCCGTGGCGGGACCTGCTAGCGGCGGGCTGTGGAAGCAGGTGCCGGAGTACAATGCGGTGCACGGGGACCTGCTCATCGGGAATCCCGGGTACAACCGCGTGAGCCGGCTGACGTATGAGCCGAAGGCGCTGACGCTGGTGGAAAGAAATGAGGCGACGGCGGAGGTGGGCGTGCCTTTTTCCTGGCCGGTGCTGACGAGGAATGTTACGAGTTTTGAGATGTCAGGACTGCCGGAAGGGCTGGATTATGATCCGGCCAGCGGGGTGATTTCGGGCACACCGGCGGAGGCGGGTTTGTTTGAGGTGCAGATTGCCGGCAGGAACGGCAACAACCAGCCGACGGGCTACCTGTATCTGCGGGTGACGGTGCCGCTGGCGGTGGCAGTGGATGCGCCGGACCGGGTGTGGACGACATCGCCAGACGCGCCCTGGTTTGGCCAGGATGATCTCACCTCCGACGGGGTGGATGCGGCACGCAGCGGGCCCGTCAGATCTTATGGCAGCACGTGGATGGAGACGACGGTCACCGGGCCGTGCTTCCTATATTTTAAATGGCGTGTGTCCTCGCGAGAAGACCGTGATTTTCTGGATTTCAAGGTGGATGGAAGGGTGTGGCACAGCTTGTCCGGCACGGACGGGACGGTCTGGAGAAGCCTGAGCGGCCACATCCCCCCGGGCAGCCATGTGCTGCGCTGGGAGTATGAGAACGATGGCGGCGGCAGCGATGGCGAGGATGCCGGGTGGGTGGATGAGATTGTGCTGACCCCGGTGGCGGGGCCGGTGATCACCAGTGCGTCGTCGCTAGTGGTGGAGAGGGGCGTGCCCTTCAGCTACACGATCACCACGCACACGGAGGCGGATTTGTTCACCTCGGCGGAGCTGCCGGAGGGCCTGGTGCTGGACCCTGCCACGGGCGTGATCTCCGGGACGACCCTGGTGGGGGAGGAGGAGTTTTCCATCTTCCTCGGTGCCAGGAATGAGGACGGGTGGTCGCCGCCCTTTTACCTGAAACTGAACGTGCTGGAGCCCATCGGCCCGGTGGTGAATGTGCAGGGATCCGGCCTGGTGTGGAACCGGGGTGGAAATTCGTCCTGGTCTAGGGGCCTGGCTGACAATGAGCCTCACGCCGTCAGTGGCAATAAAGGAGAATCCTGGATCGAAACCACGGTGACAGGCCCGGGCATCCTGACTTTCCAGTGGATGGCGGAAAACGTCAGCTATGGAGAAAGATTTCAGCTCACGGTCGGCGGGGTGGAAATGGCTGTGCTAAGGGGCACGAGCGATGGCTGGCGGGCGGCCAAGGTGGCCATCCCGGCTGGGGTGCAGGTGCTGCGGTGGACTTACCTGCCGTGGCAGGACGGGCCTGGAAACTGGGCTCTCCGACCGCATCATGGAACCGCAGCACTGGATCACGTGGCTTTTGAGGCCACTTCGGCACCGTTCATCTCCAATGAGCTGGCTCTGACGGCTGTGCCGCGGGTGCCCTTCACCCACACGGTGACTGTGGCCAACGGGCCGGCGGTTTTTTCCGCCAGCGGTCTGCCGGACGGGCTGGAGATGGATGCCAGCACAGGGGTGATCTCCGGCACGGCCGTCACAGCGGGCCTATACGCGGTGGAAGTGACCCTGGGCAACGGCGTTGAGAGCCGCTCGGAGACTCTGCAATTGACGGTGGAGCCTGATCTGGGAGAGGTCCTGGATGCGCCTGAACTGGTGTGGCAGACCGACGGCACGGGCTGGGGTACGGCAGGGGCCAAATGGTTCGGCCAGACTGTGACCGTGGATGAGACGCCCTCCGCCGCACAGGCAGGTGCGCTGGATTACCCATGGAGCAGCGGTAACGCAACGATGCGGACGACGGTGACCGGGCCGGGGACCGTAACATTCAAATGGAAGAAGAGCGGGCTTGGCAGTCAGCTTCTGTTCACCATTCTGGATGCTTCCGGAAAATTTTTCGATGGAGCTGACATTCCTCCAGGGCAAGAACGCGACTGGGAGGTCTCCCGCACTTTTGAGTTGCTGCCTGGAGAGCATCTTCTGCGTTGGGCGTATTATAACGGTAGTCCAGGCACTGCGGCCTGGGTGGATGAAGTGACCTTTGTGCCTGATCTGAGACCGTGGATCATCAGCGCCACCGAGGTGCGGGCCGAGGTAGGAACCGCTATCAGCCATGCCATCACGACAACGTCAGAGGCGACCTCCTTTGCGGCCACCGGCCTGCCGGAAGGCCTGGTGCTGGATGCGGAGACGGGGATGATGACCGGCGCGGTGGCGGAGCCAGGGGTTTATGAGGTGACCCTCACGGCCGTCAATGAAGCGGGGGAAAAGGCCACGACGCTCACGCTGCATGTCTTTCCTCAGATCGGGCAGGCCCTGAACGCGCCGGGCCTTGTGTGGACGCGCGGCGGGAATTCGTTCTGGTTTGACCAGACGGAGGTCTCATTTGCCGACGGCACGGCGGCGCAGACCGGCGCGAATGGTGAAACATGGATGGAAACCACCCTGACGGGGCCGGGTACGCTGTTCTTTAAATGGAAGACGGTGGATGCCTGGCAACTAGATCGCCTGAGTGTGACGCTGGACGGGGAGGAGACCGGTACGGTGCCGTCCCTGCGGGGAACAACTGAATGGGAGACGGTGGCGATGGAGATCCCGCCAGGGACGCACACGGTCCGCTGGTCCTATGGATTGTACTGGGTGCACGATCACTATGGGGTAGGCTGGCTGGATGAGGTGGACTTTACGCCGAGCCTGGCGCCGCACATCAGCAGTGCGCTGGAGGTGCAGGCGCTGCGCGGGCAGGCTTTTGAATACACGGTGACAACCAGCAGCGTAGCGCAGACCCTGGCGGCCACCGGACTGCCTGCGGGCCTAACTTTTAATGCGGGCACGGGTCTGATCTCCGGCACTCCCTCCCAGTCGGGCCTTTTTGAGGTGGCCCTGTCGGCGACAAACGGGGAGGGCACGACTGCGGCCACCCTGAAACTGAAAGTGACCATCCCGATCGGCGTGGCGGTGAATGCACTCGGCCTGGTGTGGACGAGCGGCGGTGACCTGCCCTGGGTGGGCCAGGCGGCGCTGAGTCCGGATGGCGAGGCCGCGCAGAGCGGGGCGCTGGGCGATGAGGAGGAGAGCTGGGTGGAGACGACGGTGGTGGGCCCGGCCACGGTCTCCTTTCACTGGCGCGTCTCGTCCGAAAGAGACTATGACAAGCTGAGCTTCACCCTGGACGGCAGCACGCAAAAAAGCATCTCCGGTTTGAGCAATGGCTGGCAGGAGGAGGAGTATGAACTGGCGGAAGGTACGCACACGCTGCGCTGGACCTATGCCAAGGATGACGGTGCGGCGCGCGGGGACGATGCCGCGTGGCTGGACCAGGTGCGCGTGGACTATGTGCAGCCGGAGCTGGTGGTGCGCCAGGACGACAACCCGCTGGCCTATGGCAGCGCCGTGGTGAACTTTGGCCCGGTGGTGCTGGAGCAGAGCCAGGAGGTGACGCTGACTCTGCACAATGGGGGCGAGCTGCCGCTGACGGACATCGTGGCGGAGCTGGATGGCACGGAGGCGGGAACTTATACGATTGTGACGCCGCCGGATGCGGAGCTGGAGGCCGGGGAGCAAACCTTTGTGACGGTGCGCTTTGCTCCGCAGACGGCCGGGGCCCACACGGCGACTCTGGGCCTGGCCAGCAACGATCCGCAGCGGAACCCGTTTTTCATCACCCTGTCCGGGACGGGCAAGCTGCCGGACATCGGTGGCGGCGACGGCAGGCCGGTGATCAGCCCGCTGGTGCTGTCAGACACTTTGGTGGGAACGCAGGTCAGCCTGGCCCTGAGCGCCTCCAACAGCCCGACGAAGTGGACGGTTAAGGGCCTGCCGAAGGGCCTGAAGTGGAACGCGAAGACCCTGATGATCGAAGGCGTGCCGACGACGCCGAAGTACAACAAGGACGGTAGCATCGCTCCGTATGCGGTGACCCTGAGCGCGGCCAACGCCAAGGGCACCGGGCCTGCGCTCGCTCTGAACTGGAGCATCCTGCCGCTGCCGGATGAGGTGGTGGGGACCTTCCAGGCCCTGGTGCAGCGGGACGCGGACGTGGGTGACGGCCTGGGTGGCTGGCTGACGGCCAGCATCACCACGAAGGGCACGGTTTCTGGAAAAATCATGCTGGGAGCGGAGAAGCTGTCCTTCAAAGGCACGGTGACAGTGGGGGCTAACAATGCGGTCAGCTTCACCAGCACGGCGGCGCGCAAAAAACCGCTGGCGGCTTACAGTGTAGAGTTTGGCTTCAATGAGGATCATACCATCGCAGGTGCCCTGAAGGATGGAGAAGAGGGGGCTGATATGAACGGATGGCGGAACACCTGGCACGCAAAGGACAATCCGGTCCCCGAGCCCCATCTCGGCCGCGTGAACCTGCTGGCCGACCTCAGCGGTGCGCCCTGGACGGATACGGAAAATATGACCCGGGTGCCGCAGGGGATCAGCTATTCCGCGCTGACGCTGAAAAACAACGGCCAGGCTGCCTGGGCCGGTGTACTGGCGGACGGCAGCAAGCTGACCGGCAGCACCCTGCTGGGGCCTGATTTTGATGTGGCTCTGTGGGCCAACCTTTATAAAGGCCAGGGGTCGGTGATCATGGAGGGCAGGCTGAGTGAAACGGCCGCGCTCACCGGCACCGGTTCCTGGATTAAGAATCCTCAGGAAAAGCCGCTGGTCTATGCCGCCGGGTTCGGTGCCGATGAGGCCGGCCCCGTCACGCTGACGGTGGCGGGCGGCGCCTGGTCACCCGCGAAGGGTGCCACGGTGCTGGGCCTGCAATATAATTCCGCCAGCCCGGCGCCCAATCTGTGGCTGACCTTTGAAAACGGCGGCCTGGAGCTGAGCGCGATGATGCTGACCGCCCTGCCTGTGACGGTGAATGACAAGAACAAGGCCGCAGTGCCGAATTTCAAGGTGTCGCCCGCTTTGAATCCCGGCAAGGCGGTCGTGAAAATCACCGCCGCCACTGGCCTGGCCTCAGGCACCTTCACCCTGACGGATGCCAATCCGGAAAAGGCGGGCAAGACCCTCGCCCGCAAGGTGAAATTCTCCGGGATGCTGGTTCCCGGCCTGGGCGATGACCTGGCCGCCGGCGGTCATTTCCTGCTGAAGCAACTGGCCGTTCCCGGTGCCACTCCGCCCACCACCCTCAAAACCGCCCCCACCCTCTCCGGTCGCATGCTCCTGCTGACAGTGGATCCGGCGGTGGTGGATGAGAATTGA